The following coding sequences lie in one Thermodesulforhabdus norvegica genomic window:
- a CDS encoding GTP-binding protein, whose protein sequence is MGKKKFERKKPHVNVGTIGHIDHGKTTL, encoded by the coding sequence ATGGGAAAGAAGAAGTTTGAGAGGAAGAAGCCTCATGTGAATGTGGGAACGATAGGACATATAGATCATGGTAAGACGACGTTG